The Exiguobacterium mexicanum genome includes a window with the following:
- a CDS encoding PstS family phosphate ABC transporter substrate-binding protein, with translation MDDPVAGARPIVWTIWYGVALVIVIMALYDFSPLKKGHLKRITLIGTVLGIVFFGSVKGYYVYTESLRIEERGVELMDYQPFKEKSDLAELDGESSFKLDSKLPRLDGATALYPLYASFVEAVYPSGEYNPYGIEEWDESPVVSTTTGEAYDRLIRGETDIIFVAGPSDLQVAAAEKAGVQFNMTPIGREAFVFFVHEDNPVDSLKLEEIQQIYAGDLDDWSEVGGETDTIRAFQRPEGSGSQTALQRVMGEEKLMDAPVEDVPEGMGGIIEQTAAYHNHKNAIGFSFRYYATEMVEDHDIKLLQVNGIAPTVETIADGTYPITSEFYAITTEENYETYKPFLDWMTSEEGQTLVERTGYVPLAQD, from the coding sequence ATGGACGATCCGGTTGCCGGGGCACGTCCGATTGTATGGACGATTTGGTATGGAGTGGCGTTAGTAATTGTCATTATGGCGCTATATGACTTCTCACCGTTGAAAAAAGGTCATCTCAAGCGAATCACTTTAATTGGAACGGTGCTCGGGATCGTCTTCTTTGGTTCGGTGAAAGGCTATTATGTGTATACAGAAAGTTTACGGATTGAAGAACGGGGCGTCGAGTTGATGGACTATCAGCCTTTTAAGGAAAAATCAGATTTAGCGGAGCTGGATGGCGAATCTTCGTTTAAACTAGACTCGAAGTTGCCGCGTCTCGATGGCGCGACAGCCCTTTATCCACTTTATGCGTCTTTCGTCGAGGCGGTCTATCCATCAGGCGAATATAATCCATACGGCATCGAAGAATGGGATGAGAGCCCTGTCGTCTCGACGACGACAGGTGAAGCCTATGATCGTTTGATTCGCGGGGAGACAGATATCATCTTTGTTGCCGGACCATCAGATCTTCAAGTGGCTGCGGCCGAGAAGGCTGGTGTGCAGTTCAACATGACGCCAATCGGGCGCGAAGCGTTTGTCTTCTTTGTACATGAAGACAATCCGGTTGACTCTCTAAAATTAGAAGAAATACAGCAAATTTATGCGGGAGACCTCGACGATTGGAGTGAGGTCGGAGGCGAGACTGATACGATTCGAGCATTTCAACGTCCAGAAGGGAGCGGGAGTCAGACTGCTCTTCAGCGGGTGATGGGGGAAGAGAAACTGATGGATGCCCCAGTCGAAGATGTCCCGGAAGGAATGGGTGGGATTATCGAGCAGACGGCAGCCTACCATAATCATAAGAATGCGATTGGCTTTTCTTTCCGTTATTACGCGACCGAGATGGTAGAGGACCATGACATTAAATTACTTCAAGTGAACGGGATTGCCCCGACGGTCGAGACGATCGCTGACGGGACGTATCCAATCACTTCTGAATTTTATGCCATCACGACAGAAGAAAATTATGAAACGTACAAGCCGTTTTTGGATTGGATGACGTCTGAAGAAGGACAAACATTGGTAGAACGGACGGGTTACGTTCCGTTAGCGCAAGACTGA
- a CDS encoding nucleotidyltransferase-like protein, with protein sequence MEYATRTIYSEYAALKTTLGIIEVKKKRPRDPLTDQSDRLLIVIEAKEEPFWTVKHYQVGQEKIILHLVSDSMMDRWILMNENRRAIHWIEDGMVLFERNTFLLDLRQRLRNFSNDEQRLQLSLAFAKLLRRFEDGRSLFLQEEHQDAFTQIHHALTHLARLSVLESGIHPEIILWKQVRTLDLEIYKLHEELVSGQESLEQRIHLVIIGIEHLIQSKVLPGTLLLLQTMQQRDEPWPFSELMEHPNLQALKVDLGSIVGFLVRKGYVRSVARPTKGVGVEAIAYEIA encoded by the coding sequence ATGGAGTATGCGACGCGCACGATCTATTCGGAATATGCGGCCTTGAAGACAACGCTTGGCATCATTGAAGTGAAAAAGAAACGGCCGAGAGACCCTTTGACCGATCAATCGGACCGGCTATTGATTGTGATTGAAGCGAAAGAAGAACCGTTCTGGACAGTGAAACATTATCAGGTTGGGCAAGAAAAAATTATTCTTCATCTCGTAAGTGACTCGATGATGGATCGTTGGATTTTAATGAACGAGAATCGCCGGGCCATTCATTGGATTGAAGATGGGATGGTCTTGTTTGAACGAAATACGTTTTTATTAGACTTGCGACAACGCCTTCGTAATTTTTCGAATGATGAGCAACGTCTTCAACTGTCCCTTGCTTTTGCGAAGTTGTTGCGACGCTTTGAAGATGGACGAAGCTTATTTTTACAAGAGGAGCATCAAGATGCTTTCACCCAAATCCATCACGCCTTGACTCATTTGGCGCGGTTGTCGGTGTTGGAGTCCGGAATTCATCCGGAAATCATATTGTGGAAGCAAGTGCGCACCCTCGATTTGGAAATATATAAGTTACATGAAGAACTGGTGAGCGGACAAGAATCGCTGGAACAGCGGATTCATTTGGTAATCATCGGCATTGAACATTTGATTCAATCGAAAGTGTTGCCCGGCACTCTTCTTCTATTACAAACGATGCAACAACGGGATGAACCGTGGCCGTTCTCAGAATTGATGGAGCATCCGAACTTGCAAGCATTGAAAGTCGACCTGGGGAGCATCGTCGGCTTCCTCGTTCGAAAAGGATATGTCCGGTCGGTCGCCCGGCCGACAAAAGGCGTCGGTGTCGAAGCAATCGCTTATGAAATCGCCTGA
- a CDS encoding YgzB family protein, translating to MKKRGNKINRARNLALLLVFAGIGVMYLGLLAKSITWLMIIFMLLGFVMVLSSSALYFIIGMASTKAIVVTCPNCEKQTKMLGRVDLCMHCDEPLTIDQSLEGKEFDEKYNKRQTHSHE from the coding sequence ATGAAAAAACGGGGGAATAAAATCAACCGCGCTCGAAACCTTGCGTTGTTGCTCGTCTTTGCGGGAATCGGAGTCATGTATCTCGGCCTGTTGGCGAAAAGCATCACATGGCTGATGATTATTTTCATGTTGCTCGGCTTCGTGATGGTGTTATCGAGTTCAGCGCTCTACTTTATTATTGGGATGGCATCCACGAAAGCCATCGTCGTCACTTGCCCGAATTGTGAGAAACAGACAAAGATGCTCGGCCGGGTCGACTTATGTATGCACTGCGACGAACCGCTCACGATCGATCAATCGCTCGAAGGTAAAGAGTTCGATGAAAAATATAATAAGCGTCAAACCCATTCACACGAATAA
- the perR gene encoding peroxide-responsive transcriptional repressor PerR, whose product MLDHAVQSLREHGVRMTPQRQAILEYLVTEHSHPTADDIYKALSARFPNMSVATVYNNLRVFKEVGLVQEMNYGDASSRFDFVTSRHYHIICDACGKVVDFNYPVLDEIESVASQLTGFKVDRHRLEVYGTCPACQAEQAHKH is encoded by the coding sequence ATGCTTGACCATGCTGTTCAGTCGCTCCGAGAACATGGAGTCAGAATGACGCCTCAGCGCCAGGCCATTTTGGAGTACCTCGTCACGGAGCACAGTCACCCGACAGCGGATGACATTTATAAGGCACTTTCGGCGAGATTTCCGAACATGAGTGTCGCTACCGTCTACAATAACTTGCGCGTCTTTAAAGAAGTCGGACTCGTTCAAGAGATGAACTATGGGGACGCTTCGAGTCGCTTTGATTTTGTGACGTCGCGTCACTACCACATCATCTGTGATGCATGTGGGAAAGTTGTCGACTTCAACTATCCGGTCCTCGACGAGATCGAATCGGTCGCATCTCAATTGACAGGGTTCAAAGTCGATCGTCACCGTCTTGAAGTATACGGGACGTGCCCGGCTTGCCAAGCTGAACAAGCGCATAAACATTAA
- a CDS encoding glutamate-1-semialdehyde 2,1-aminomutase, protein MATPSTRNNSDVLYTDALTHIVGGVNSPSRSFKAVGGGAPVYMERGDGAYFYDVDGNRYIDYLAAYGPIITGHAHPHIHKALIEASSKGLLYGTPHALEVEFAKKLKAAIPSMDKVRFTNSGTEAVMTTVRVARAYTGRELVVKFSGCYHGHSDLMLIAAGSGPATLGSPDSAGVTRATAKEVITVPFNDVEAFRDMMSEWGSQIACVLVEPIVGNFGIVEPKPGFLQAVNDITHKHGALVIYDEVITAFRFTYGSAQQVYGIEPDMTALGKIIGGGLPIGAYGGKAEIMETVAPLGPAYQAGTMAGNPASMATGLACLEVLEQPGVYEKLDALGAELEAGIREAAETHGVTITLNRLKGALTVYFTDEIVTDYEGAEKSDGEVFGRFFKLMLENGVNLAPSKYEAWFLTTEHTEQDIEETIAAVNRAFAQL, encoded by the coding sequence ATGGCAACACCATCTACACGCAACAATTCAGACGTTTTGTATACCGACGCCTTGACGCACATCGTCGGCGGGGTCAATAGCCCTTCCCGCTCATTCAAGGCAGTCGGCGGCGGTGCACCCGTCTATATGGAACGAGGAGACGGCGCTTATTTCTATGACGTCGACGGCAATCGCTATATCGACTATTTGGCGGCGTACGGACCGATTATCACAGGCCACGCCCATCCGCATATCCATAAAGCGTTGATTGAGGCGTCGTCTAAAGGACTCCTTTACGGGACACCGCACGCGCTTGAAGTCGAGTTCGCGAAAAAATTAAAGGCGGCCATCCCGTCAATGGATAAAGTCCGTTTCACCAACTCAGGGACCGAGGCGGTCATGACGACCGTTCGTGTCGCTCGCGCCTATACCGGTCGTGAGCTCGTCGTCAAATTCAGCGGTTGCTATCACGGTCACTCGGACTTGATGCTCATCGCGGCAGGCAGTGGACCGGCCACGCTCGGCTCACCAGACTCAGCCGGCGTCACACGAGCTACGGCGAAAGAAGTCATCACCGTGCCGTTCAATGACGTCGAGGCGTTCCGAGACATGATGAGCGAATGGGGAAGTCAAATCGCCTGCGTCCTCGTCGAACCGATTGTCGGGAACTTCGGGATCGTCGAGCCGAAACCAGGCTTCCTCCAGGCCGTCAATGACATCACCCATAAACATGGTGCACTCGTCATTTACGACGAAGTCATCACGGCGTTCCGTTTCACGTACGGAAGCGCCCAGCAAGTGTACGGGATTGAACCGGATATGACCGCACTCGGGAAAATCATCGGCGGAGGCTTGCCGATTGGTGCCTATGGCGGTAAAGCTGAAATCATGGAGACGGTCGCTCCGCTCGGCCCAGCCTATCAGGCCGGAACAATGGCCGGCAACCCGGCGTCGATGGCAACGGGTCTCGCTTGTCTCGAGGTTCTCGAGCAACCCGGCGTTTACGAAAAGCTCGACGCACTCGGTGCCGAGCTCGAGGCCGGGATTCGTGAAGCCGCAGAAACACATGGTGTGACCATCACGTTGAACCGTTTAAAAGGTGCCCTTACGGTTTACTTCACGGACGAGATTGTGACCGATTACGAAGGCGCCGAAAAATCAGACGGTGAAGTGTTCGGACGTTTCTTCAAATTGATGCTCGAGAACGGTGTCAATTTAGCCCCTTCGAAGTACGAGGCTTGGTTCTTGACGACTGAGCATACCGAACAAGATATCGAAGAGACGATTGCCGCTGTGAATCGCGCGTTCGCCCAACTATAA
- a CDS encoding ABC transporter substrate-binding protein: MNAKLVAIYRHTIETGKREVTLREAVEAVGYSEKQVKRDIKAWEAMGWVTYQAGKGRGHESMLRFQSDFDETLQAWVVTSFSEATMAQAAKWLEWDWPPALRELIQARIWSRFGFEQTEEDRFVFPRTRTLESLDPLDIHIAMEASLSRHVFDRLFEWDGTTVQTSLAHHIEEVTFGFRCYIRKGVTFHNGMTLAAKDVVYSLNRLLARGKQVWLFAPIERVESPAPYVIDIHTKAHRAYIERLLAQTPASITYEGAEGIVGTGPFKLEKQSDDVVRLRAFERGLRPRPSLDVVEFVTFSEADHAKWSARDDHSVVKWIAEAGARYLMFNLQHSWLKEDMATRRAIQRAIDKQAVVDLGGERHQVAHGFFPEASRPVAAPKATGSSRRPLRLLHLPFDVATEDAMLVAEQLRVAGFIVETETYTIASLLQEETLRRADLILCGEMMSEDLDLAFLAFLTSELSLVGKLIAHEKELRTMMDRYRQTDMSAWPWLHRDVERYLTEAALVIPLYHVARERRFPSFLGEVPVDVFGHPRYDQLWIRPSV; the protein is encoded by the coding sequence ATGAATGCGAAACTAGTGGCGATTTATCGCCACACGATAGAGACGGGCAAAAGGGAAGTGACGTTGCGGGAAGCGGTTGAAGCGGTCGGCTATAGTGAGAAACAAGTGAAGCGTGATATCAAGGCATGGGAGGCGATGGGGTGGGTGACCTATCAAGCCGGCAAAGGGCGCGGCCATGAATCGATGCTTCGTTTTCAGTCGGACTTTGACGAGACGCTCCAGGCGTGGGTCGTAACCTCATTTTCTGAGGCTACGATGGCGCAGGCGGCCAAATGGTTGGAGTGGGATTGGCCACCCGCATTACGGGAACTGATCCAAGCGCGGATTTGGAGTCGATTCGGTTTCGAACAGACGGAAGAAGACCGATTCGTGTTCCCGCGTACCCGGACGCTTGAATCACTCGACCCGCTCGACATCCATATCGCGATGGAGGCGTCCTTGTCTCGGCACGTCTTCGATCGCCTCTTCGAATGGGATGGGACGACGGTCCAAACGTCCCTTGCCCATCATATCGAAGAAGTGACATTCGGATTTCGGTGTTATATCCGAAAAGGCGTCACATTCCACAACGGAATGACGTTAGCCGCCAAAGATGTCGTTTACTCGTTGAATCGATTATTGGCTCGCGGAAAACAAGTTTGGTTGTTCGCGCCAATCGAACGGGTCGAATCGCCGGCGCCTTACGTCATTGACATCCATACGAAAGCACATCGGGCCTACATCGAGCGCTTGCTTGCTCAAACACCGGCATCCATTACGTATGAAGGAGCAGAAGGGATTGTTGGGACGGGGCCTTTCAAATTGGAGAAACAATCTGACGACGTCGTGCGTTTACGGGCGTTCGAGCGCGGGTTGCGCCCGCGTCCGTCATTGGACGTGGTTGAGTTTGTCACGTTCTCGGAAGCAGATCACGCCAAATGGAGCGCGCGGGACGATCATAGCGTCGTGAAATGGATTGCCGAGGCCGGGGCTCGTTATCTCATGTTCAACTTACAGCACTCCTGGCTGAAAGAGGATATGGCGACGCGACGCGCGATTCAACGGGCGATCGATAAACAAGCGGTCGTCGATTTGGGGGGAGAACGTCATCAAGTGGCCCATGGTTTTTTCCCGGAGGCGAGTCGACCGGTGGCGGCACCAAAAGCAACGGGAAGTTCGCGCCGTCCACTGCGTCTATTGCATTTGCCGTTCGACGTTGCGACAGAAGACGCGATGCTTGTCGCGGAACAGTTGCGCGTAGCCGGCTTTATCGTTGAGACCGAGACGTATACGATTGCCTCGTTACTACAAGAGGAGACGCTGCGCCGTGCTGATTTGATTTTATGCGGGGAGATGATGAGCGAAGATCTCGATTTGGCGTTTCTCGCGTTTTTGACGAGTGAACTGTCACTCGTCGGCAAGTTAATCGCGCATGAAAAGGAGCTCCGGACGATGATGGACCGTTACCGTCAGACCGATATGAGTGCGTGGCCGTGGCTCCATCGTGATGTCGAGCGTTATTTGACAGAAGCAGCACTTGTTATTCCTCTGTATCACGTGGCCCGAGAGCGGCGATTCCCGAGCTTTCTAGGGGAAGTTCCAGTCGATGTGTTCGGCCACCCCCGCTACGACCAGCTGTGGATTCGGCCTTCGGTGTAA
- a CDS encoding MFS transporter — MKFKDFPTNVRLRLVCGFFIRIVGSAIFPFMALYFSEELGKIAAGIIMTSFVIVGYVTGLFGGYFSDRFNRKHVLQIGQLVQILCFIGMTVAIHPSNNWALAVAILYFGHAVANGLNYPALEAIVIDSMEESNRKAIYVYDYWLVNLAIAGGVMLGGAFYRDYRFGLFVGMTLVLTITTIVLQRYLVDSHQGNRSTPANPIVGVIQNYRIALNDRRWMLFVLGSMLVFSTEFHMANYIGVHLAESFQQRSIGGVPFDGVRMMAFMQLENTLLVVAITFAVTAFVKRYREKYVFFIGLSLYITAYAAITSMNSFLILAVLAVVFTVGELLYSPIRQVKQVDLLDPERRASYLAFGGLTFHGAKLVAAAGIVVGAFIGPVFMSGYIFLFGALGAYLYYVSLYRMESVRQLAA; from the coding sequence ATGAAATTCAAAGATTTTCCAACCAACGTTCGGCTTCGACTCGTCTGCGGCTTTTTCATCCGCATCGTCGGCTCGGCCATCTTTCCATTCATGGCTTTATACTTTTCAGAAGAACTCGGCAAAATCGCTGCCGGGATCATCATGACGTCATTCGTCATCGTCGGGTATGTCACCGGCTTGTTCGGTGGGTACTTCTCGGATCGCTTCAATCGCAAGCACGTCTTACAAATCGGCCAACTCGTTCAAATCCTTTGCTTCATCGGAATGACGGTGGCGATTCACCCATCAAACAATTGGGCACTCGCCGTGGCCATTCTCTACTTCGGTCACGCGGTCGCCAACGGGTTGAACTATCCGGCCTTGGAGGCAATCGTCATCGATTCGATGGAAGAATCGAATCGGAAAGCGATTTATGTATATGATTATTGGCTCGTCAACTTGGCTATCGCCGGCGGTGTCATGCTTGGTGGTGCCTTCTATCGTGACTACCGCTTCGGCTTGTTCGTCGGGATGACGCTCGTTTTGACGATCACGACGATCGTCTTACAGCGCTATCTCGTCGATTCTCATCAAGGCAATCGGTCGACGCCGGCCAATCCGATTGTCGGCGTGATTCAAAACTACCGGATTGCCCTCAATGACCGACGCTGGATGTTATTCGTGCTCGGCAGCATGCTCGTCTTCTCGACCGAGTTCCATATGGCGAACTATATCGGTGTTCATTTGGCGGAATCGTTTCAACAGCGCTCGATCGGCGGCGTTCCGTTCGATGGTGTCCGAATGATGGCGTTCATGCAACTCGAGAATACACTACTCGTCGTCGCCATCACGTTCGCCGTCACTGCATTTGTGAAACGGTACCGTGAGAAATACGTTTTCTTCATCGGCTTGTCGTTATACATCACGGCGTACGCTGCCATCACGTCGATGAACTCGTTCCTGATTCTCGCCGTCTTGGCCGTTGTCTTCACGGTCGGCGAATTGCTGTACTCGCCGATCCGCCAAGTGAAACAAGTCGATTTGCTCGACCCGGAGCGTCGCGCCTCGTACCTTGCTTTCGGTGGACTCACATTCCACGGGGCCAAACTCGTGGCCGCGGCCGGGATTGTCGTCGGAGCATTCATCGGACCCGTGTTCATGAGTGGCTACATCTTCTTGTTCGGAGCGCTCGGTGCCTACCTCTACTACGTCTCGTTATATAGGATGGAATCGGTGCGCCAGCTCGCCGCATGA
- a CDS encoding thiol-disulfide oxidoreductase DCC family protein, with product MPAIVLFDGDCNFCDASVQFILNRDATGNFHFASLQGEAGQALRKRHRINDSVDSIVLIRDGVPYIKSDAAVRIAEGLDGKWRWLRFVRFVPKPIRDFGYDVIAKHRYQWFGQKQTCKLPTPEERSRFLDQQPKPPTR from the coding sequence ATGCCAGCCATTGTATTATTTGATGGAGACTGTAACTTTTGCGACGCGAGCGTCCAGTTCATCTTGAACCGTGACGCGACGGGGAACTTTCATTTCGCCTCGCTTCAAGGCGAGGCCGGTCAAGCTTTACGTAAACGTCATCGTATCAACGACTCGGTCGACAGCATCGTGTTGATTCGCGATGGTGTCCCGTACATTAAATCCGACGCGGCGGTCCGCATCGCTGAAGGATTGGATGGGAAGTGGCGTTGGCTCAGGTTTGTGAGGTTCGTCCCAAAACCGATTCGTGATTTCGGCTATGATGTGATCGCTAAACATCGTTATCAGTGGTTCGGACAAAAACAGACGTGCAAACTGCCGACGCCGGAAGAACGGAGCCGATTTCTCGACCAACAACCAAAACCGCCGACTCGATGA